From one Haloferax marinisediminis genomic stretch:
- a CDS encoding glutathione S-transferase N-terminal domain-containing protein codes for MSNLILYELEGCPFCAKVKNKLAELDLEYESRMVPRAHPERTEVEEISGQTGVPVLVDEENDIEGMPESSDIVEYLEQTYGAAN; via the coding sequence ATGTCAAACCTCATCCTCTACGAACTGGAGGGTTGCCCGTTCTGCGCGAAAGTCAAGAACAAACTCGCCGAACTCGACTTAGAGTACGAATCGCGGATGGTCCCTCGTGCGCACCCCGAGCGGACCGAAGTCGAAGAGATTAGCGGCCAGACGGGCGTACCGGTCCTCGTGGACGAGGAGAACGATATCGAAGGGATGCCCGAGAGCAGCGATATCGTCGAGTACCTCGAACAGACCTACGGCGCAGCGAACTAA
- a CDS encoding DUF7382 domain-containing protein, with protein sequence MLDTFRSDTRAIEGLPVRLVVALVVGVASMSVMLNMLSGVQGLATSELDVKPTPDVVTPGEQDLTFVVVDHEGNPVEGATVIVKSGTADIDGTGVPRAKTDDGGTATLSLDAELGSNREDGTLVVDVKPPAGSSFVDRRENTNIWVVKA encoded by the coding sequence ATGCTCGATACGTTCCGCTCCGATACGCGTGCCATCGAAGGCCTGCCAGTTCGTCTCGTCGTCGCCCTCGTCGTCGGCGTCGCCAGCATGAGCGTCATGCTCAACATGCTCTCTGGAGTGCAGGGACTCGCCACCTCAGAACTCGACGTGAAACCGACGCCCGACGTGGTCACACCGGGTGAACAGGACCTGACGTTCGTCGTCGTCGACCACGAGGGTAACCCAGTCGAAGGCGCGACGGTCATCGTGAAATCCGGCACCGCTGACATCGACGGTACTGGCGTGCCACGGGCGAAGACCGACGATGGCGGGACGGCGACCCTGTCGCTCGACGCAGAACTCGGGTCGAATCGAGAAGACGGCACGCTCGTCGTGGACGTGAAACCACCCGCCGGGAGTTCGTTCGTGGACCGACGAGAGAACACGAATATCTGGGTCGTGAAGGCCTGA
- a CDS encoding ATP-binding protein, with protein MHVIGRHSDDDGPLCRFGTYRARDGSDGAPVGLDVNHPHAAVVVGKRGSGKSHTLGVVAEGLAHADGVAPVVVDPMGVFTGLEDAPVEATVHCSPTVRADALPPSAWPDLLGLDPTGPVGSFVWRLAASADSLAEMRAAVADSTASPATRRAATNHLALAESWDVFDPDGLDPAALCGATPDVLDLSGMDAEPASAVVRVVASGLYDARVAGTVDRIPWLLVDEAHAFVGTTAEPAIRTIFTRGRAPGVGIMLATQRPSALPDVALSQADLRIVHRLTAGPDVSAMAAADPTYFDESLTARLPRQRGCALVVDDTTESVHDVRVRPLETRDGGATPTATSSRAASETIE; from the coding sequence ATGCACGTCATCGGTCGACACTCGGACGACGATGGACCGCTCTGCCGCTTCGGCACGTACCGCGCCCGCGACGGAAGCGATGGTGCCCCCGTCGGACTCGACGTGAACCACCCGCACGCGGCCGTCGTCGTCGGCAAACGCGGCAGTGGGAAGTCGCACACGCTCGGTGTCGTCGCCGAAGGACTTGCGCACGCCGATGGCGTCGCACCGGTCGTCGTGGACCCGATGGGCGTCTTCACCGGTCTCGAAGATGCACCGGTCGAGGCCACGGTCCATTGTTCGCCTACAGTCCGTGCCGACGCGCTTCCGCCGAGTGCGTGGCCAGACCTCCTCGGCCTCGACCCGACTGGACCCGTTGGGTCGTTCGTCTGGCGACTCGCGGCCAGTGCTGATTCGCTCGCGGAGATGCGTGCGGCAGTCGCGGATTCAACTGCATCGCCTGCGACGCGACGGGCAGCGACGAACCACCTCGCACTCGCGGAGTCGTGGGACGTATTCGACCCCGATGGGTTGGACCCTGCGGCGCTCTGTGGCGCGACTCCCGACGTCCTCGACCTTTCGGGGATGGACGCAGAACCTGCAAGTGCCGTCGTCCGCGTCGTTGCCAGCGGCCTGTACGATGCCCGCGTCGCGGGGACAGTCGACCGGATTCCGTGGCTCTTGGTCGACGAAGCGCACGCGTTCGTCGGGACGACTGCCGAACCTGCGATTCGAACTATCTTCACGCGTGGGCGCGCACCAGGGGTCGGCATCATGCTGGCGACGCAGCGTCCGTCGGCACTCCCCGACGTGGCCCTCTCGCAGGCTGACCTCCGAATCGTGCATCGACTCACTGCCGGCCCGGACGTGTCGGCGATGGCGGCGGCCGACCCGACGTACTTCGACGAGTCGCTCACAGCTCGACTCCCGCGCCAACGTGGGTGCGCACTCGTCGTCGACGACACGACGGAGTCCGTTCACGACGTTCGCGTGCGCCCGCTCGAGACGCGTGATGGTGGTGCAACCCCGACAGCCACCTCCTCGCGCGCCGCTTCCGAAACCATAGAGTAA
- the pyrE gene encoding orotate phosphoribosyltransferase — MANSELIAALRDADAVQFGEFELSHGGTSNYYVDKYLFETDPRCLKLIAEAFAEVVADDEKLAGVALGAVPLVAATAVETGKPYVIARKKAKEYGTAKRIEGALEEGEHVVVLEDIATTGQSAVDAVEALRDAGAVVDRVVVVVDRQEGADELLAEHDIELQSLLTAEDLLADADQ; from the coding sequence ATGGCGAACTCAGAACTCATCGCGGCGCTTCGTGACGCCGACGCGGTCCAGTTCGGCGAATTCGAACTCTCCCACGGCGGAACCTCGAACTACTACGTCGACAAGTACCTCTTCGAGACCGACCCCCGGTGTCTGAAACTCATCGCCGAGGCGTTCGCCGAGGTCGTCGCAGACGACGAGAAACTCGCCGGCGTCGCTCTCGGCGCAGTTCCCCTCGTCGCCGCGACGGCAGTCGAGACGGGCAAGCCCTACGTCATCGCCCGGAAGAAGGCCAAAGAGTACGGCACGGCCAAGCGCATCGAAGGCGCACTGGAGGAAGGCGAACACGTCGTCGTCCTCGAAGACATCGCGACGACCGGCCAGAGCGCCGTCGACGCCGTCGAAGCACTTCGAGACGCCGGTGCCGTCGTGGACCGCGTCGTCGTCGTCGTCGACCGGCAGGAGGGTGCTGACGAACTGCTCGCCGAACATGACATCGAACTACAATCTCTCCTCACTGCCGAGGACTTACTCGCAGACGCCGACCAGTAA
- a CDS encoding tRNA(Ile)(2)-agmatinylcytidine synthase, whose product MTVIGLDDTDSRTLGMCTTYLATLVAEAIEARGGTVERRLLVRLNPAVEHKTRGNAALALHTDLPAGTAFDLAREELDRWAVTEDERTSPGLVVAPGSPETVSTAVADFARGAVRDFHDVDDAETLADRSGFLSAGWHGGRGRIGALAAIGAWAAFDEWTYEHISYREFHRCGTPRDVDVDSVFEAADAGYPVAWDTVDHGENEAVCVPNAPGPILYGIRGDDPDVVRDVADAIESEPVDRSATFLTNQGSDAHLRDGTLSELRDGRAYRTTGTVVTDPETRTGGHVFFDIEADDTTVTMAAFEPTKRFRNRVRSLRVGDRLTVCGEVTEGTLKLEKFAVRDLVRTEPTTPVCPDCGRTMKSAGRNQGYRCRDCDTEAPGKVARPVDRDLERGWYEVPPCARRHIAKPLVRGGFDAPTHPER is encoded by the coding sequence ATGACCGTCATCGGCCTCGACGACACGGACTCCCGAACCCTCGGGATGTGTACGACCTACCTCGCGACACTCGTCGCCGAGGCCATCGAGGCTCGCGGCGGAACCGTCGAACGGCGACTGCTCGTCCGGTTGAACCCTGCCGTGGAGCACAAGACGCGTGGCAACGCCGCGTTGGCCCTCCACACCGACCTCCCCGCAGGGACGGCGTTCGACCTCGCCCGCGAGGAACTCGACCGGTGGGCAGTCACCGAAGACGAGCGAACCAGTCCGGGCCTCGTCGTCGCACCCGGGTCGCCCGAGACAGTCTCGACGGCGGTTGCTGACTTCGCCCGCGGCGCAGTCCGCGACTTCCACGACGTAGACGATGCTGAGACGCTCGCCGACAGGTCTGGATTCCTGAGCGCGGGATGGCACGGTGGTCGTGGTCGAATCGGTGCGCTCGCCGCCATCGGTGCGTGGGCGGCCTTCGACGAGTGGACGTACGAACACATCTCGTACCGGGAGTTCCACCGCTGTGGAACGCCGCGCGACGTGGACGTAGACTCCGTTTTCGAGGCCGCCGACGCCGGCTATCCGGTCGCGTGGGATACCGTCGACCACGGCGAGAACGAGGCCGTCTGCGTCCCCAACGCACCCGGGCCGATTCTCTACGGAATCCGCGGCGACGACCCAGACGTGGTTCGTGACGTCGCCGACGCAATCGAGTCCGAACCCGTCGACCGGTCGGCGACGTTCCTCACGAACCAGGGGAGCGACGCGCACCTCCGTGACGGAACGCTCTCTGAACTTCGGGACGGGCGGGCTTATCGAACGACCGGAACAGTGGTCACAGACCCGGAGACTCGGACTGGCGGCCACGTCTTTTTCGACATCGAAGCGGACGACACGACGGTCACGATGGCCGCGTTCGAACCGACGAAGCGGTTCCGAAACCGCGTCCGCTCGCTGCGCGTCGGTGACCGACTCACCGTCTGCGGCGAGGTGACCGAGGGAACGCTCAAACTGGAGAAGTTCGCGGTCCGTGACCTCGTTCGGACGGAACCAACGACACCTGTCTGCCCCGACTGCGGCCGAACGATGAAGAGCGCCGGCCGAAATCAGGGCTATCGCTGTCGTGACTGCGACACCGAGGCACCCGGGAAAGTAGCGCGTCCGGTCGACCGAGACCTCGAACGCGGCTGGTACGAGGTGCCGCCGTGTGCACGCCGACACATCGCCAAACCGCTCGTTCGGGGCGGATTCGACGCCCCGACGCACCCAGAGCGGTGA
- a CDS encoding fluoride efflux transporter FluC — translation MSLSATSVVFVGLGGMLGAVSRHVVDQQIVGKWSTFTVNVLGSIALGFVVTAPVGDPLATLAGTGFCGAFTTFSSFAVGVAELLDVGDYRTAARYAFGTLLAALIGVAIGGAMGGIVG, via the coding sequence GTGAGCCTCTCGGCTACGTCCGTCGTGTTCGTCGGCCTCGGCGGGATGCTCGGTGCCGTCTCCCGACACGTCGTCGACCAACAGATCGTCGGCAAGTGGAGTACCTTCACTGTCAACGTCCTCGGGAGCATCGCACTGGGGTTCGTCGTAACCGCGCCGGTCGGTGACCCACTCGCGACGCTCGCCGGAACTGGATTCTGCGGGGCGTTCACCACCTTCTCCTCGTTCGCCGTCGGTGTCGCCGAACTCCTCGACGTGGGTGACTACCGGACGGCGGCGCGCTACGCCTTTGGGACGTTGTTGGCGGCGTTGATTGGGGTGGCGATTGGCGGTGCGATGGGCGGTATCGTCGGCTAA
- a CDS encoding transcriptional regulator — protein MSRSALVGNIAAMLQDAGFVVSDRIAIRPKSFDLAARRGEDLLLLKILGNIDAFDGVTGAEMRRLGSYLDATPLVIGLRTRDEDLKPGVVYFRHGVPVLNPDSAMDMFVEGVPPLIYAAPGGLYVSIDGDILAEERKERGWSLGRLATELGVSRRTVSKYESGMNASIDVAIQLEELFDRPFSNPVDVLEGAEDVRESEPTPEDPAADPDDEHVVSVLTQAGFTVHPTSRAPFKAVSEDAGRRKKTNVLTGHSPFTRSAEKRAQIMSSLGEITRTRSVYFVEENQKRQSVDGTGIVSCEELAAINDPDQIRDLIRERARDPAEI, from the coding sequence ATGTCCCGGTCAGCGCTGGTTGGTAATATCGCCGCGATGCTCCAAGATGCGGGTTTCGTCGTGAGCGACCGCATTGCCATCCGGCCGAAGAGCTTCGACCTCGCCGCCCGAAGAGGTGAGGACCTGTTGCTCCTCAAAATCCTCGGAAACATCGACGCGTTCGACGGTGTTACCGGTGCAGAGATGCGACGCCTCGGGTCGTATCTCGACGCGACGCCCCTCGTCATCGGCCTTCGGACCCGCGACGAGGATCTCAAACCCGGTGTCGTCTACTTCCGTCACGGCGTGCCGGTGTTGAACCCCGATTCCGCGATGGATATGTTCGTCGAGGGCGTCCCGCCGCTCATCTACGCCGCGCCCGGCGGCCTCTACGTGAGCATCGACGGCGACATCCTCGCCGAAGAGCGGAAAGAACGTGGCTGGAGTCTCGGCCGCCTCGCGACCGAACTCGGCGTCTCACGTCGTACCGTCTCGAAGTACGAAAGCGGGATGAACGCGAGCATCGACGTCGCGATTCAACTCGAAGAGCTGTTCGACCGGCCCTTTTCGAACCCGGTCGACGTACTGGAAGGAGCCGAAGACGTGCGTGAGTCCGAGCCAACTCCCGAAGACCCGGCAGCAGACCCCGACGACGAACACGTCGTCTCGGTCCTCACGCAGGCGGGCTTTACCGTCCACCCGACGTCCCGCGCGCCGTTCAAAGCCGTGAGCGAAGACGCCGGCCGACGCAAGAAGACCAACGTCCTCACCGGTCACTCGCCGTTCACCCGCTCCGCCGAAAAGCGCGCACAGATAATGTCGTCACTGGGTGAAATCACCCGCACGCGCTCTGTGTACTTCGTCGAAGAGAACCAGAAGCGCCAGTCGGTCGACGGAACCGGTATCGTTAGCTGTGAAGAACTCGCCGCAATCAACGACCCCGACCAGATTCGCGACCTGATTCGCGAACGCGCCCGCGACCCGGCCGAAATCTGA
- a CDS encoding CrcB family protein: MDRSELALVAAGGFVGATLRYLVAVGVPGTGGTLIVNVLGSFVLGTFVTTVSSRRVQLLFGTGLLSSFTTYSTFAVQTAGLTMTGGLLNVGANYALGFAAAALGLVVGGKKL, from the coding sequence ATGGACCGCTCGGAACTGGCGTTGGTCGCCGCCGGCGGGTTTGTTGGGGCGACCCTTCGCTATCTCGTCGCCGTCGGCGTCCCCGGAACCGGCGGGACACTCATCGTGAACGTCCTCGGGAGTTTCGTCCTCGGGACGTTCGTCACGACTGTCTCCTCTCGCCGGGTGCAGTTGCTCTTCGGGACGGGTCTCCTCTCCTCGTTTACCACCTACAGCACCTTTGCCGTCCAGACCGCCGGCCTCACGATGACGGGCGGACTCCTCAACGTCGGCGCGAACTACGCACTCGGCTTCGCCGCTGCAGCGCTGGGCCTCGTCGTCGGAGGGAAGAAACTGTGA
- a CDS encoding phosphoribosyltransferase family protein produces MNRAEKAALQLQAVSVLRMLKETRTYDELAELTGLPAGDLNRYVNGHVLPGVERAREVVEGVGRDALADELEARVRFDDEGYVDNSGVVFDQSFLDLVAPVAANTLGFERPDVVLTAATDGITLGAAMASYFGARLAYAKKSKETAVEDFIESRQRLASGIELTYYLPASAIDAGERVLVVDDLIRSGETQELLLDIALQADANIAGVFALIAVGDKGTTRAKELTDAPVGALSVFE; encoded by the coding sequence ATGAACAGAGCAGAGAAGGCCGCACTCCAGTTGCAGGCTGTCTCCGTGCTCCGGATGCTCAAAGAGACCCGGACGTACGACGAACTCGCTGAGTTGACTGGACTGCCGGCCGGGGACCTCAACCGCTACGTCAACGGGCACGTCTTGCCCGGGGTCGAACGCGCCCGAGAGGTCGTCGAAGGTGTCGGCCGTGACGCACTCGCGGACGAACTCGAGGCCCGCGTCCGTTTCGACGACGAAGGCTACGTCGACAACTCCGGCGTCGTGTTCGACCAGTCGTTCCTCGACCTCGTCGCCCCCGTCGCAGCGAACACGCTCGGATTCGAACGACCAGACGTCGTCCTGACGGCCGCGACCGACGGAATCACACTCGGTGCGGCGATGGCGAGTTACTTCGGTGCCCGCCTCGCGTACGCGAAGAAGTCCAAAGAGACGGCAGTCGAGGACTTCATCGAGTCCCGCCAGCGTCTCGCCTCCGGTATCGAACTGACCTACTATCTCCCCGCCAGTGCCATCGACGCCGGCGAACGCGTCCTCGTCGTCGACGACCTCATCCGCTCCGGCGAGACGCAGGAACTCCTCTTAGATATCGCCCTGCAAGCCGACGCCAACATCGCGGGTGTCTTCGCGCTCATCGCGGTCGGCGACAAGGGAACCACCCGCGCGAAAGAACTCACCGACGCACCAGTCGGTGCACTCAGCGTCTTCGAGTAA
- a CDS encoding NCS2 family permease, with product MQQLDDSVGLAGVVDSLGSYFDFEAHGTTLRTEVLAGLTTFLTMSYIVVANPAILAGIAGAKPGIVLPGFEVGTVQQMLAVVTILSAAIGTLVMALYAKRPFAQAPGMGINAVFAFTVVGSLGIPWQTALAAVFVEGVLFVALTAFGARKYILRLFPEPVKLSVGTGLGLFLAIIGLQEMRVVVDDPATLVGLGNVASDPIAILSVVGLFLTFGLYARGTRGAIVLGILGTTGLGWVVTQLGLVGLDAGLVVAAATTPVSMPVVGAFDLVVPGAAAGATYDISPIAGSFVGGFSKVEPVSFALVVFVLFFVDFFNTAGALTGVGQAADFLDEDGDLPDVEKPLMADAVATTAGGALGTSPVTTYIESATGVQEGGRTGMTALVVALLFLAAIPLVPLVAAIPLYASHIAVVVIGVVMLQNVVDIDVDDTTSLIPAGLTMFVMPFTYSIAYGIAAGIVSYPLVKVAVGDVEDLRLGHWALAAAFVGYFVVRSGVLS from the coding sequence ATGCAGCAACTGGACGATAGCGTCGGCCTCGCCGGCGTGGTCGACTCCCTCGGGTCGTACTTCGACTTCGAGGCGCACGGGACGACGCTCCGAACCGAGGTGCTGGCGGGTCTCACGACGTTCCTGACGATGTCGTACATCGTCGTCGCCAACCCGGCCATCCTCGCGGGCATCGCGGGCGCGAAACCGGGAATCGTGCTGCCGGGCTTCGAGGTTGGGACGGTCCAGCAGATGCTGGCCGTCGTCACCATCCTCTCGGCCGCAATCGGGACGCTCGTCATGGCGCTCTACGCGAAGCGCCCGTTCGCACAGGCTCCCGGAATGGGAATCAACGCGGTGTTCGCTTTCACGGTCGTGGGGTCGCTCGGCATCCCGTGGCAGACGGCGCTCGCGGCCGTCTTCGTCGAGGGTGTCCTCTTCGTCGCACTCACCGCGTTCGGGGCGCGGAAGTACATCCTCCGTCTCTTCCCTGAACCGGTCAAACTCTCGGTCGGGACCGGTCTCGGTCTCTTCTTGGCGATTATCGGCCTGCAAGAGATGCGCGTCGTCGTCGACGACCCGGCGACACTCGTCGGTCTCGGAAACGTCGCCTCCGACCCGATTGCCATCCTCTCGGTCGTCGGGTTGTTCCTCACGTTCGGTCTCTATGCGCGCGGAACTCGTGGTGCCATCGTACTCGGAATTCTCGGCACCACGGGACTCGGGTGGGTCGTGACGCAACTCGGTCTCGTCGGACTCGACGCGGGGCTCGTCGTCGCCGCCGCAACGACCCCAGTCTCGATGCCAGTCGTCGGCGCGTTCGACCTCGTCGTCCCCGGTGCTGCCGCGGGCGCGACGTACGATATCTCGCCGATTGCCGGGTCGTTCGTCGGCGGGTTCTCGAAGGTCGAACCAGTCTCGTTCGCACTCGTCGTCTTCGTGCTGTTCTTCGTGGACTTCTTCAACACTGCCGGGGCGCTGACGGGTGTCGGGCAGGCCGCGGACTTCCTCGACGAAGACGGTGACCTCCCTGACGTGGAAAAACCGCTCATGGCCGACGCGGTGGCGACGACTGCCGGCGGTGCACTCGGCACGTCGCCCGTGACGACCTACATCGAGTCGGCGACCGGTGTTCAGGAAGGCGGTCGAACCGGGATGACCGCGCTCGTCGTCGCACTCTTGTTCCTCGCGGCGATTCCGTTGGTTCCGCTCGTCGCCGCGATTCCGCTGTACGCGTCGCACATCGCGGTCGTCGTCATCGGCGTGGTGATGCTCCAGAACGTCGTCGATATCGACGTCGACGACACTACCTCGCTCATCCCTGCGGGCCTCACGATGTTCGTGATGCCATTCACGTACTCTATCGCCTACGGTATCGCCGCGGGCATCGTCTCGTATCCGCTCGTGAAAGTCGCCGTCGGTGACGTCGAAGACCTCCGCCTCGGCCACTGGGCGCTCGCGGCCGCGTTCGTCGGCTACTTCGTCGTCCGGTCTGGCGTACTTTCCTGA
- a CDS encoding MmcQ/YjbR family DNA-binding protein — translation MSKSREASRAEVESLAAAVARVVGSWPAVERTTMFGKPSFRANGTLFAVVSEQGLSFTSLPDDARVAVAAHHRILPFEANGRLVGSWVTVDIEPNRVRELTDALRASYETAFRRKA, via the coding sequence ATGTCGAAGTCGAGAGAGGCGTCGCGGGCGGAGGTGGAGTCGCTCGCAGCAGCGGTGGCACGAGTCGTGGGGTCGTGGCCAGCCGTCGAGCGAACCACGATGTTCGGAAAGCCGTCGTTCCGAGCGAACGGGACACTGTTCGCGGTCGTCTCAGAGCAGGGCCTGTCGTTCACGTCGCTGCCGGACGATGCCCGAGTGGCAGTCGCAGCACACCACAGAATCCTCCCGTTCGAGGCGAACGGCCGACTCGTCGGGTCGTGGGTGACCGTGGATATCGAACCGAACCGAGTCCGTGAACTGACAGACGCACTCCGTGCGAGTTACGAGACGGCGTTCCGCAGAAAAGCGTAG
- a CDS encoding DNA-directed RNA polymerase subunit H yields MVDVSQHTLVPEHTVLDDEEVESVLQEYNVEKTNLPKIKRKDPALPDDAEPGDVIKIVRNSRTTDKAVVYRLVIE; encoded by the coding sequence ATGGTAGACGTAAGCCAACACACACTGGTTCCAGAACACACTGTCCTCGACGACGAGGAAGTCGAGAGTGTGTTACAGGAGTACAACGTCGAGAAGACGAATCTCCCGAAAATCAAGAGGAAAGACCCGGCGCTCCCGGACGATGCAGAGCCCGGTGACGTCATCAAGATTGTCCGGAATTCGCGAACGACCGACAAAGCAGTCGTATACCGACTGGTGATCGAATGA
- a CDS encoding NCS2 family permease, translating to MGLSETLANYFDVHKHGSSVGTEIIAGITTFLTMSYIVVVNPAIMTGIPDAKPGVIISGFGPGQVQSMLAVVTILAAVIATLVMAFYANRPFAQAPGLGLNAFFAFTVIGALGVSWQTALAAVFVEGLIFIALTAVGAREAIIKVFPQPVKMAVGTGIGLFLTIIGLQAMGIVVNDPATLLTLGDLASNPVAIVSVVGLFLTFALYAAGIPGSIIIGIAATSIIGWALTTFGVVSPEAGLVAGSSAATYDITPLAGAFISGFGGIEAFSFALIVFTFFFVDFFDTAGTLVGVGQAADFLDEDGNLPDIDKPLMADAIGTTAGAMLGTSTVTTYIESATGVEEGGRTGLTALVVAGLFLASLALIPLATAVPLYASHIALVVIGVVMLRNVVDIEWNNLSHTIPAGMTILIMPFTYSIAYGIAAGIVSYPLVKVASGEYDEISAGQWALAVAFFVYFVVRTSGMLQAQV from the coding sequence ATGGGGCTCTCTGAAACCCTCGCAAATTACTTCGACGTGCATAAACACGGGTCCTCGGTAGGGACCGAAATCATCGCCGGCATCACGACGTTCCTGACGATGTCTTACATCGTCGTCGTCAATCCCGCCATCATGACGGGTATCCCAGACGCGAAACCGGGTGTCATCATCTCCGGATTCGGCCCTGGGCAGGTTCAGTCGATGCTCGCGGTCGTAACCATCCTCGCCGCCGTCATCGCCACATTAGTGATGGCGTTCTACGCCAATCGACCGTTCGCGCAAGCGCCCGGTCTCGGCCTGAACGCGTTCTTCGCGTTCACCGTCATCGGCGCGCTCGGCGTCTCGTGGCAGACTGCGCTCGCCGCCGTCTTCGTTGAGGGATTGATCTTCATCGCTCTCACGGCCGTCGGCGCACGCGAAGCCATCATCAAAGTGTTCCCACAGCCTGTCAAGATGGCTGTCGGGACCGGTATCGGACTCTTCCTGACGATCATCGGCCTGCAAGCGATGGGCATCGTCGTGAACGACCCCGCGACGCTGCTCACGCTCGGTGACCTCGCGTCCAACCCGGTCGCAATCGTCTCCGTCGTTGGGCTGTTCCTCACCTTCGCTCTCTACGCCGCAGGAATTCCCGGTTCGATCATCATCGGCATCGCTGCCACCTCGATTATCGGGTGGGCGCTCACCACGTTCGGTGTCGTCTCCCCCGAGGCTGGTCTCGTTGCTGGCTCTTCGGCCGCAACCTACGACATCACGCCCCTCGCCGGTGCGTTCATCTCCGGCTTCGGTGGCATCGAGGCGTTCAGTTTCGCCCTCATCGTCTTCACGTTCTTCTTCGTGGACTTCTTCGACACTGCAGGCACCCTCGTCGGTGTCGGGCAGGCCGCAGACTTCCTCGACGAAGACGGCAACCTCCCCGACATCGACAAGCCGCTCATGGCTGACGCGATCGGGACGACCGCAGGTGCCATGCTCGGAACCTCGACGGTCACGACCTACATCGAATCCGCGACGGGTGTCGAAGAAGGCGGCCGCACCGGTCTGACGGCGCTCGTCGTCGCCGGCCTCTTCCTCGCGTCGCTCGCGCTCATCCCGCTCGCAACCGCAGTTCCGCTCTACGCGTCGCACATCGCGCTCGTCGTCATCGGCGTCGTGATGCTCCGCAACGTCGTCGACATCGAATGGAACAACCTCTCGCACACGATTCCGGCTGGCATGACCATCCTCATCATGCCCTTCACGTACTCCATCGCCTACGGCATCGCGGCGGGCATCGTCTCGTACCCGCTCGTGAAGGTCGCCTCCGGTGAGTACGACGAGATCAGCGCGGGCCAGTGGGCACTCGCTGTCGCGTTCTTCGTCTACTTCGTCGTCCGGACCTCCGGCATGCTGCAAGCGCAGGTCTGA
- a CDS encoding CDP-2,3-bis-(O-geranylgeranyl)-sn-glycerol synthase: protein MAVSLAALVVTAFWAMLPAYVPNNAAVLAGGGRPIDGGRSWGGRRILGDGKTWRGTAAGTLAGTLLALVLNAVGPTLSSIVGFDLPTFPLAAGFGLALGAMLGDIGASFLKRRSGRERGAAFPGLDQLDFVVGALVFAFVAAPAWFTATFTLPVLVVVLVMTPILHVVTNVGAYLLGLKNEPW from the coding sequence ATGGCCGTCTCTCTCGCCGCTCTCGTCGTCACTGCTTTCTGGGCGATGTTACCTGCGTACGTCCCGAACAACGCCGCCGTTCTCGCTGGTGGTGGCCGCCCCATCGACGGTGGCCGGTCGTGGGGCGGACGGCGTATCCTCGGCGACGGAAAGACGTGGCGCGGAACCGCCGCCGGGACACTCGCCGGGACGCTTCTCGCGCTCGTTCTCAACGCCGTCGGACCGACCCTCTCCAGCATCGTCGGATTCGACCTTCCCACGTTCCCCCTCGCCGCCGGGTTCGGTCTCGCACTCGGTGCGATGCTCGGTGACATCGGTGCCTCGTTCCTGAAGCGTCGGTCGGGTCGCGAACGCGGTGCGGCCTTCCCCGGCCTCGACCAACTCGACTTCGTCGTCGGTGCGCTCGTCTTCGCGTTCGTCGCCGCGCCCGCGTGGTTCACCGCGACGTTCACGCTCCCCGTGCTCGTCGTCGTCCTCGTGATGACGCCGATTCTCCACGTCGTCACGAACGTGGGGGCGTATCTGCTCGGGTTGAAGAACGAGCCCTGGTAA